The genomic stretch TTCCACCAAAATGATAAAAATGATTACATTTACATTGGAACAACATTCCATTCCAATGCTTTATAGCAACAAAacgaaagaataaaaaaaaatagtttccaTTCCATTACCAAACATCACCTTATGATGCATTCAGCTAACGTAAGTAATCTGGATTCAGCATCATTCGTACCAAAACATGCAACACCAACCCTTCCAACGTAACAAGTCATTATTTGGGTCCTTAATAATTCAAAAGTTGCACCAAAGAAAATGATGAAATTTCATATGGGTGGGAAATGGGTATTCCAGTTTACTAGTGCAGGCAAAGCTTAACATCATGGTAATGAACTACAACTTACAGTCCAGTCacaattctcttttttttttaaaaccaaatatGTGCACAGATGCAAGTAATGAATAGTAACTAAGAGATCAAATGTTGGTCATGCCAACGAGATGCCAAAAATCTTGTATTATAAAGAACAATATCTGATTACAGAACCATTTTCACATCCGCTCACATGGTCAAAAAAGACAAAAGGCTCATCTTTGATGTTTCTTTGCAATAGATTGCTCCACAAGATACCTACATCAAAAGCTCAGTTTAATACTGTGGTTCTAGATTATTTCTACTACATATGTCAAGTTAATCTTAAAATGGTGCCAATTATATGCATGGGAAATATTGACTACAATCTATACATTGATTAAAATCAGAAGATTTTACAAAACGACAAGAGTGCCTCTTCCAAACTTAGACACAAAAGGAACGAGGAATAAAAAAAAAGATCACAACTAAATCCTAAATGATGACAAAACATGTTAAGACACGGTTTTATATTCCTAGTAGAAACAGAGCCGACAGTTGAGCCCAGTCACTGAATTTTATCAAATGCAGAACAGCAATGTCCTTAAGAAAATTGCCATACATGAAAGAAAATATTAGGTAACCATGTGAAGAAGTTACGACTTCATTCATTTTAAAGCAAGAAACATATACGTACTTTCCAGTGTGGAAACCTGCAGAATACCATGCATTCAAGACTTCAGTAAGATCAGTCTCTGAGCTTGCAGATTGAAAATCGCCCCCTTCTTTTCTGTCAGTTTCTTTCTCTTTGTTAGCTGAGAATAACAGATAATACAATGAAAGACCATTATATGCATCCTTGTTTAGAGCATACAATTTTTCAAATCATAAACTACATCAGTTGTACCTCAACCTTAACCTGACCCAATTAGAAATTGTATTCATATATGACAAGTATCAACCTCAAGCTCAACTACGCATGTTTATTCTGAAACTCGTAATCATGTTAAGCAGGCAAACATAAAACCCTCCTGCTCAGGTTAATCTGACCTTAAAGATTTAAGTTGCTTAAAAATCACTTAAGACAACACCAATTTAAATCAACCAAAACAACCCAAGGGACCACAAGCCAATATTTCAAAAGCACAGCTAAGTTGTTCTATAAAGGGGTGGTGGGGTACAGCAAACAATGCAGTAAAATATAACACATGAAACTCTACAATTGGATGCTTACTTTAGTACATGGACTCCACCCTTGTATTCTTTCATCTACTAACACTTTAGTATTATCAAAAGGTTATCCAAGATAGCAAAAAATGTCGTCAAACttcaaataataatagtaaagAACTTGAGCCTATATTGTTATCTCTAACATGTCAGATCTTGAGCATTAGAACTTCTAAGGCAATTTGCtttgaaataatttaaatatgtCACGACAAACATCTCACGCTAATTGCTTGATAAAATATCTTTCTAAGAATGGCAAGAAGAAATCATGCTTACCTTCAATTGAATTAGAATCATCAGGATTTTTTATCTTCATGGAAGATAATGCTCTTTCAGTAGCTCCCATTGCTGCCTCAACTATGCGGTTGTCTTGCTGAGGGAACTTCTTCCTAGGATTTATTACCCCACATACATTAGTACAAGGTTCACCAGCACATGAGCCACCCATGAAACAAGTAGGAAACGACGTGCATGGAGTGATAAAACATTGACTCGCATATGGGCAACATGAGCAGGACATTGCTTGACTAGAAGTTTGTTGTTCATGGACATGAAGTGTAGTACCATAATCCCCCTGCATACCAGTGCTGGTACCTTCCTGGGTATATTGATAATTCCAACTACCATATTGATGAAGCTGTTGAATTATCTGTTGCCTCTTCTCCTCAAGCTCATAATATTGTTGGAGTAACTGGTTATAATCTTGCGCACCTTGTGGATATGAATAGCTCACTGGCTCATTCTGAGTAACTTCTGCATAGGAATCGGGTATCTGTGGATCCACAGGATTAGTTTCCTTGACTTCAGAAGGATTACTACTTTCTCCCACTTCTGTTGCAATATGTGCTTGAAGATTACTTTCCTCATCTGCATCCTCCTGTCTTCGCATGACCAAAGAAATGGTACAAAGCTTAGAATATGATATATGTTTCTAAGAAAACCACCACGCAACAACCTTTGAATAAAAGAGGCACACTGAAAATGCATTTAAGGTAGCTCACAGCATTGATTAAAATAGACATATCGAAGAAAGGAAAATCCAAATAGTTGAAAGGAATAACAAATAAAGCAATTTTGCTGGATTTTGAAGATCCTTAGAAACAAATAAGAACCAAATACACAAAAGAAAAGACATTATCTTACAACACAAATAGCACAACAAAAGTTTACCAATGATGCTTTTCACATAACTAATCTTATCAAAATGCAACAATTCTGTAAGAATAATAGAACAGATTATATTATCTAGAAACAAAATTGGCTTTGGCCATGTTATATGCTGACCTTTTAGTCTCCTGATGTTCA from Humulus lupulus chromosome 5, drHumLupu1.1, whole genome shotgun sequence encodes the following:
- the LOC133777784 gene encoding uncharacterized protein LOC133777784 isoform X1, which translates into the protein MAKQGDLWDDSALISAFNNAVSKYKTMHGKKAIDVSKDKGELVSSSGNHAGIGEHQETKRQEDADEESNLQAHIATEVGESSNPSEVKETNPVDPQIPDSYAEVTQNEPVSYSYPQGAQDYNQLLQQYYELEEKRQQIIQQLHQYGSWNYQYTQEGTSTGMQGDYGTTLHVHEQQTSSQAMSCSCCPYASQCFITPCTSFPTCFMGGSCAGEPCTNVCGVINPRKKFPQQDNRIVEAAMGATERALSSMKIKNPDDSNSIEANKEKETDRKEGGDFQSASSETDLTEVLNAWYSAGFHTGKYLVEQSIAKKHQR
- the LOC133777784 gene encoding uncharacterized protein LOC133777784 isoform X2, yielding MAKQGDLWDDSALISAFNNAVSKYKTMHGKKAIDVSKDKGELVSSSGNHAGIGEHQETKRQEDADEESNLQAHIATEVGESSNPSEVKETNPVDPQIPDSYAEVTQNEPVSYSYPQGAQDYNQLLQQYYELEEKRQQIIQQLHQYGSWNYQYTQEGTSTGMQGDYGTTLHVHEQQTSSQAMSCSCCPYASQCFITPCTSFPTCFMGGSCAGEPCTNVCGVINPRKKFPQQDNRIVEAAMGATERALSSMKIKNPDDSNSIEEKKGAIFNLQAQRLILLKS